The Saccharospirillaceae bacterium genome includes a window with the following:
- a CDS encoding ATP-binding protein: HTSNLASKELICVQDNMKRVEQLVNQMSQDVPKASAAADYYRSYSPDNIKFIALSLEPLAKQKRQSLEVRIKGKKEISLINDSLEKILANLIQNAIRFTPELGTIKVVATQDSKMLKIVVSDDGEGIEVTVHQGPIDRQL, from the coding sequence TCATACGTCCAATTTAGCGAGTAAAGAACTAATTTGCGTTCAGGACAACATGAAGAGAGTTGAGCAGTTAGTAAATCAAATGAGCCAAGATGTGCCTAAGGCTTCGGCTGCTGCCGACTACTACAGGTCTTACTCTCCAGATAATATAAAGTTCATCGCATTGTCATTGGAGCCATTAGCTAAGCAGAAAAGACAGAGCTTGGAGGTGCGCATCAAGGGGAAAAAAGAGATTTCCCTTATCAATGACAGTTTAGAGAAAATCTTGGCAAACTTAATTCAAAACGCAATTAGGTTCACTCCAGAGCTTGGCACGATAAAAGTCGTTGCTACACAAGATAGCAAAATGCTTAAAATTGTCGTAAGTGACGATGGAGAAGGAATCGAAGTAACCGTTCACCAGGGCCCTATTGACAGGCAGCTTTAA